The sequence below is a genomic window from Paenibacillus sp. DCT19.
TGTTTACTGCTGAGGGCAAAACCGTGTTTCATGCAGGGGATACAGGACTGTTTTATGATATGAAAGTCATTGGAGAACGTAATGAAATCGATTTGGCTTTTCTACCGATTGGGGACAATCATACGATGGGTTCTGAAGACGCTGCAGTTGCAGCAGAATGGCTTCAAGCTAAACAGGTAGTGCCGATACACTTTAATACATTTCCTAATATTCAGCAAGATCCACATGCTTTTGTTTCGCTCTTACCGAGTGGGGTAGGCAAGGTGCTTGAACTTGGAGAAGGGATTGAACTGTAGTCTGCTGCCGCGTCTACTTGGCGTGTAAATTCAGGGAGTAGAACGAGAGCAGTAGCTGAAGAATATATTACATCTCCGTGCATCATGATAACGTTATACGAAGTCGCTTTAGAGCGGCTTTTTTCGTATGTTTGAGTAATTTCTTCATTATATAATTAAAAATCCTCTTTTTTTGTAATCGATATCAACTGTATATCATCAGTGTTTTTTCGACATATATCGCTATGCGTATACAATTTATGACATTGACAGAATGACGCGTCGTTTGATAGTATCAACTAAATTTTATAATTCATACAAGAATACTCGGTTATAGAAAGGCGGTTCATTTCATCATGCAGCAGTCCCTATTGGTAACCTCCATTTTTGCGAAACCTTATCCCGTATATGTAAGTCTGGAACAAGCTTTCAGTCAACAGTCATCGGCAAGTGTATCCCGAATTGATGAGATTCATGAGGAGCAAACGATCGTTTTGTTTTTGGTCAAGGGAATTCAAGAGGGGCCGACGGTATGGGTGCAGGCTGCACTACATGGAGACGAGCATGATGGTATTATCGCTTGCGCTAAATTATTGAACGATATTGTGCCTGAGCATTTGTATGGAAATTTGATATTGTGCCCTGTTACGAACCCAACCGCGATGCTTGCGGGAACAAATGGCAGCCCACTGGATGGCATCAACCTGAATCGGGTTTTTGGCCAAAATGCAACAGATGATTCATACTCTGGTCGTTATGGTCGCTGGTTGGCTAACCATATCATTGCATATGCTGATTTTCTGATTGATCTGCATGGAGGTGGTCGCTGGCTGGATGTCTGTCCGTTTGCAATGGTCGCAAGCGACCACGAGGCAGCATTCCAAAGAAGTATGGCGGCGCTAAATAAGATTCCACTTACAGCAACATATGTCTGCCAGTCTGGAACCAAGGGGATGTTGATTAATGAAGTGTGTGAGCAGGGAATCCCGGCTGTCTTACTTGAGAGTGGCGGAGGCAACTACTGGACTTCCGCAGCCGTTGATACACATCTACACGCAGTGCAGATGATCCTTGATCAACTTGGCGTATATTCATCTGAACAATATTCCCAGGCAGAAGAAACACTTGGCATGAATCGAAAACCTGCACGGATCTCAGACATCGTTGAAATGAGATTTGAAACGAGCGGTTTGTTAACGTTTAGTAGGCAGGCTGGAGAGAAC
It includes:
- a CDS encoding succinylglutamate desuccinylase/aspartoacylase family protein, whose product is MQQSLLVTSIFAKPYPVYVSLEQAFSQQSSASVSRIDEIHEEQTIVLFLVKGIQEGPTVWVQAALHGDEHDGIIACAKLLNDIVPEHLYGNLILCPVTNPTAMLAGTNGSPLDGINLNRVFGQNATDDSYSGRYGRWLANHIIAYADFLIDLHGGGRWLDVCPFAMVASDHEAAFQRSMAALNKIPLTATYVCQSGTKGMLINEVCEQGIPAVLLESGGGNYWTSAAVDTHLHAVQMILDQLGVYSSEQYSQAEETLGMNRKPARISDIVEMRFETSGLLTFSRQAGENARLGEELMRVLSYPGLEEHSITCPIEHGVILSIHAASTVHKNGYAVMLGKLA